Proteins encoded by one window of Neptunomonas phycophila:
- a CDS encoding LysM peptidoglycan-binding domain-containing protein, translated as MKKLAGLCLASWLAITTPNQAHARADVLALQEGYPQEYVVVKGDTLWDISGRFLTQPWRWPEIWGVNPQIDDPHWIYPGDVIYMTWVDGKPRLRIKGDNKLVPRARATPLENPIPAIPLKDMDAFMQENVVLDDELLAETPYVLGGRNKRIIAGAGDRIYARGEMESDHKYQNIYRPLQAFHDPITDELLGYELSKIAEAYVVSTNDEDITTLELAKSQQEVRVMDRVLPAPETRIQSMFYPAPAPEETEGYILSVDGGVQKIGRFDAVAINKGRREGVKPGHVFIVYAAGEEMDDPVTGERVKLPDEEAGTLMVYKVYDKVSYALVMTALNVLSVGDNFKSPDL; from the coding sequence ATGAAAAAACTGGCAGGTTTGTGTTTGGCATCATGGTTAGCTATTACTACGCCCAACCAGGCACACGCCAGAGCGGATGTTCTCGCTCTGCAGGAAGGCTACCCGCAAGAATATGTTGTGGTGAAAGGCGATACCTTATGGGATATATCAGGGCGCTTTTTGACCCAACCTTGGCGATGGCCTGAAATTTGGGGTGTTAATCCACAGATTGATGACCCTCATTGGATCTATCCTGGTGATGTTATTTACATGACATGGGTAGATGGAAAGCCGCGCTTACGCATTAAAGGCGATAACAAGCTGGTGCCTCGGGCTCGTGCGACACCGTTAGAGAATCCTATTCCAGCTATACCGCTGAAAGACATGGATGCGTTTATGCAGGAGAACGTCGTGTTAGACGATGAGCTACTGGCAGAAACCCCTTATGTCTTAGGCGGCCGCAATAAGCGCATCATTGCCGGTGCTGGGGATCGCATCTATGCGCGTGGCGAAATGGAATCTGATCATAAGTATCAGAATATCTATCGTCCATTGCAGGCGTTCCATGACCCGATAACAGATGAGTTGCTGGGCTATGAGCTGTCTAAAATAGCAGAGGCTTATGTCGTCTCGACCAATGATGAAGATATCACCACCCTAGAACTGGCTAAATCGCAACAAGAAGTGCGTGTTATGGACCGAGTATTACCGGCCCCTGAAACGCGTATCCAGTCTATGTTTTATCCGGCCCCAGCGCCTGAAGAAACAGAAGGTTATATCTTGTCGGTCGATGGCGGTGTTCAGAAGATCGGACGCTTTGATGCTGTGGCGATTAATAAAGGCCGCCGAGAAGGTGTGAAACCCGGGCATGTCTTTATTGTATATGCCGCTGGTGAAGAGATGGACGATCCTGTGACAGGTGAACGTGTCAAATTGCCTGATGAAGAAGCAGGCACCTTAATGGTCTATAAGGTGTACGATAAAGTCAGTTATGCACTGGTCATGACAGCACTAAACGTGCTTTCTGTAGGTGATAATTTTAAATCACCGGACTTGTAA
- the def gene encoding peptide deformylase has product MALLPILEFPDPRLRTIAEPVDQVDDSILTIIKDMFETMYDAPGIGLAATQVNIHKQIITIDISEDNDDPLVLINPSFEVINEELEQMQEGCLSVPGFYEEVERPNKIRVTSLNEKGEQIEFEAEDLLAVCIQHEIDHLNGKLFVDYLSNTKRTRIRGKLEKKHKLERAG; this is encoded by the coding sequence ATGGCCCTGTTACCTATTTTAGAATTCCCTGACCCTCGCTTGCGTACGATAGCAGAGCCGGTTGATCAGGTAGACGACAGTATCCTTACAATCATTAAGGATATGTTCGAAACCATGTACGACGCACCCGGTATAGGGCTTGCGGCGACACAGGTTAACATTCACAAACAAATCATTACGATTGATATTTCGGAAGATAATGACGATCCTTTAGTCTTAATCAACCCCAGCTTCGAAGTTATTAACGAGGAGCTAGAACAGATGCAAGAAGGATGTTTGTCAGTTCCTGGGTTTTACGAAGAAGTAGAACGTCCGAACAAAATCAGAGTAACCTCGCTGAATGAAAAAGGCGAACAGATTGAGTTCGAAGCCGAAGATTTACTTGCCGTTTGCATACAGCACGAGATCGATCACCTAAACGGCAAACTGTTTGTGGATTATCTTTCCAACACCAAGCGTACTCGGATCCGCGGAAAGCTTGAGAAAAAACATAAGCTTGAACGCGCAGGCTAA